The following are encoded in a window of Sphaerisporangium siamense genomic DNA:
- a CDS encoding DUF4192 domain-containing protein has protein sequence MTPTPILLTSPDDILGAVPYLLGFHPADSLVVIAFTGRGVQGKLRFTTRWDLPQPPGALDRLVPLLRREDVTHVILAGFGTGPLVTPAVDEALRLFRGAGVEVIEALRAHEGRYWSYVCPRVECCPPEGRAYDTVAGPVAARATVGGLVALPDRESLRSSIAPLHGAARTAMAEATRRVAAEIRARLLSVPDPAHVPHAYVGEALDRVRRSLAAFPGHGPPPDPEAARLGFDLAVIRVRDEAWTLMDDATQDVHVALWADLTRRLETPFVPPVASLLAAAAWRRGDCALAGIAVERALAADPSYSMAGLLAEGLRRLIGPDILRDRMPTSKDLDTAMGPPRMDWLHPLLPLLDTHALPNPEPK, from the coding sequence ATGACGCCGACACCGATCCTCCTCACCTCACCCGACGACATCCTCGGGGCCGTTCCCTACCTGCTCGGGTTCCACCCGGCCGACAGCCTCGTCGTGATCGCCTTCACGGGGCGGGGCGTCCAGGGCAAGCTCCGCTTCACCACCCGGTGGGATCTCCCACAGCCCCCGGGCGCGCTCGACCGGCTCGTCCCGCTGCTGCGCCGTGAGGACGTCACGCACGTCATCCTGGCCGGGTTCGGCACCGGGCCGCTCGTCACTCCCGCCGTGGACGAGGCCCTGCGGCTGTTCCGCGGCGCGGGCGTCGAGGTCATCGAGGCGCTGCGCGCCCACGAGGGGCGCTACTGGTCCTATGTGTGCCCCCGGGTGGAATGCTGCCCGCCCGAGGGCCGCGCGTACGACACGGTGGCCGGCCCGGTCGCGGCCCGCGCCACCGTCGGCGGGCTCGTCGCCCTGCCCGACCGCGAGAGCCTGCGGAGCTCGATCGCGCCCCTCCACGGGGCGGCGCGGACCGCGATGGCCGAGGCCACCCGCCGCGTCGCCGCCGAGATCCGCGCCCGCCTCCTGTCCGTCCCCGACCCCGCGCACGTGCCCCATGCGTACGTCGGCGAGGCGCTCGACCGCGTGCGCCGCAGCCTCGCCGCGTTCCCCGGCCACGGTCCTCCGCCCGACCCCGAGGCCGCGCGGCTCGGCTTCGACCTGGCCGTCATCCGCGTCCGCGACGAGGCGTGGACGTTGATGGACGACGCGACGCAGGACGTCCACGTGGCGCTCTGGGCCGATCTCACCCGCAGGCTCGAAACACCCTTCGTACCGCCCGTCGCCTCCTTGCTGGCCGCCGCGGCCTGGCGGCGCGGCGACTGCGCGCTGGCGGGCATCGCGGTCGAACGCGCTTTGGCCGCCGACCCGTCCTATTCAATGGCCGGCCTCCTCGCCGAGGGCCTCCGCCGCCTCATCGGCCCCGACATCCTCCGCGACCGCATGCCCACCTCCAAAGACCTCGACACCGCCATGGGCCCACCCCGCATGGACTGGCTCCACCCCTTACTCCCGCTTCTGGACACCCACGCCCTCCCCAACCCCGAACCGAAGTGA
- a CDS encoding DUF5990 family protein — protein sequence MSSGEVRRIGVGVMADTLADRPWRRGCRCAPCGQRTEARSERARTPHVAGARDNGPVLNGPMPIRIHGKQQRGCVLAGDGASPRIRQRLHVRVQRRGRPGEVMGMVPGDAPEALWTIECRAAEARADAVDLRGLSHHQDVTATGRACSLKGSGSGVC from the coding sequence ATGTCGTCGGGTGAGGTGAGGAGGATCGGTGTCGGCGTCATGGCGGACACCCTCGCGGATCGGCCGTGGCGGCGCGGGTGCCGCTGCGCGCCCTGTGGACAACGAACCGAGGCGCGTTCGGAAAGAGCGCGCACGCCGCACGTCGCCGGCGCGCGCGACAACGGCCCCGTACTGAACGGCCCCATGCCGATCCGCATACACGGAAAGCAGCAGCGGGGGTGCGTCCTCGCTGGTGACGGCGCTTCTCCCCGGATACGGCAACGCCTGCACGTCCGCGTGCAGCGGCGCGGCCGGCCCGGGGAGGTCATGGGCATGGTCCCCGGCGATGCTCCGGAGGCCCTGTGGACAATCGAGTGCCGCGCCGCCGAGGCGCGAGCGGACGCGGTCGACCTCCGCGGGCTGTCACATCACCAGGACGTGACGGCCACGGGACGGGCGTGCTCGCTGAAGGGCAGTGGTTCAGGGGTGTGCTGA